The following is a genomic window from Nitrosomonas communis.
CCCGCACCCACATTGAGATTGTTACGTACTAACGCAGTTACCACATCCTGAATAGTCAGACCATAAGCAATCAGTTTCTCCGGATAAGGTGCCACATGGAATTGTTTGACGAATCCGCCAATTGAATTCACTTCAGTCACACCTGGAACCATGCGTAGTTGGGGTCGAATAATCCAATCCTGAATTTCACGTAAATCAGTGGCTGTATAGGCTGTACCATCCGGTTTGTGGGCACCTTCCTCGACATCGACCGTCCACATGAAAATTTCACCCAACCCAGTAGAAATAGGCCCCATTGTAGGTTCGACTCCCACAGGCAGCCGGCCTTTAGCCTCTTGAATTCGCTGACTAACTAATTGGCGAGCAAAATAGATATCTGTTCCGTCCTTGAATACCACTGTCACTTGAGACAAGCCGTAGCGAGAGAGCGAACGGGTATAATCAAGATTAGGTAACCCCGCCATGATGGTCTCAACGGGGAAAGTGATACGTTGCTCCACCTCAACCGGTGAATAACCAGGCGCTGCCGTATTAATTTGCACCTGAACATTCGTAATGTCAGGTACGGCATCAATCGGCAGCTTTTGGTAGCTGTAAACTCCTACTATAGCAACCATCAGTACCGCTGCGAGTATCAAGCCGCGATGAAGGATAGAAATCTGTAAAATACGTTCTACCATGATTAAAAGCTCCGCTTAGAGGATGCTGGTAAAGCTAGTGATCGTGGGTTGCACCCGCTTTACCCAGTTCAGCTTTAATGGCAAAGCTATTACCTGCCGCATATTGATCCCCGGCAGACAGTCCCTTGAGTACTTCAACCATCGTGCCGTCGCTGCGGCCAAGCTCCAGTGGCCGAGCCTCAAAATAGTTTCCATAACGGCCAAACACGACGGACCAATCACGCCATGTTTGAATTGCTTCTACCAATACCGCAACAGGCACTTGGATTTCTTCAGCCACCAGCTCAGCCGTAACAAACATGCCCGGCCGCCATCTCTCCGCCAGGTTATCCAGCTCAACCCGCGCAGTAGCAGCTCGAGTAGGTCCACCAATCAAGGTAGTGATATACGTGACAGTCCCTTCCCCTTCCAAATCAAACGCAGTCGCTTTAATCCTCGCTTCCTGTCCAACTTTAACCACATTTAAATCCTTTGGATAAACCGTGATTGCTGCCCATACAGTCGAGACATCAGCAACGGTATAAACCGCTGTGTCTTCTTTGACTGACTCCCCAAGGACGATGGCTTTTGCAGTAATAATGCCCGGAATAGGGGTGCGAATTTCATAACGGGAAAGATTTTTTTCAGAAAGACTGGATTCAGGGCTTACCCCAAGCGCATGCAGCCTCTCGGACGCAAGCTGCAGGGCAATTTTGGCTTCATCCCATTGCTGCTGGGCCGTGAGATATTCCTGCTTGGCTGTAATCTTTTCTTCCCATAATTGTTTTTCACGTTCATAGGTAGTTTGCGCTAGCACCAGCCTTCTCCTGGCAACCAGATATTGACTACGCAAATCAGCCAGCATGGGACTTTCAATGACTGCCAGAACATCCCCTTTTTGAACATGTTGACCATGGT
Proteins encoded in this region:
- a CDS encoding efflux RND transporter periplasmic adaptor subunit; translated protein: MNKTRWMPIMIVIVIGIVLGVLILTWGNNSVGLRDEISGEENEKKVVIDSGAGEKERGDQIEPAKGPRGGKLFTTDDFSVEVTIFEKGVPPQFRLYLYNKGRLIPPTEAKISITLTRLGASAQLFRFTPEGDYLIGDQEVEEPHSFDVAIVADWKGRAYHWGYSQVEARVEMSDETLKSSGIQIATAIPAIIKPTLNLPGEIIFNEHTILKVVPRIPGMVTAVMGHHGQHVQKGDVLAVIESPMLADLRSQYLVARRRLVLAQTTYEREKQLWEEKITAKQEYLTAQQQWDEAKIALQLASERLHALGVSPESSLSEKNLSRYEIRTPIPGIITAKAIVLGESVKEDTAVYTVADVSTVWAAITVYPKDLNVVKVGQEARIKATAFDLEGEGTVTYITTLIGGPTRAATARVELDNLAERWRPGMFVTAELVAEEIQVPVAVLVEAIQTWRDWSVVFGRYGNYFEARPLELGRSDGTMVEVLKGLSAGDQYAAGNSFAIKAELGKAGATHDH